In a single window of the Oecophyllibacter saccharovorans genome:
- the hisA gene encoding 1-(5-phosphoribosyl)-5-[(5-phosphoribosylamino)methylideneamino]imidazole-4-carboxamide isomerase, with the protein MSGPTLREASRVESTLDEVDLSTLTDAACAAILDGATLDWTYPPERGVLERYFNGLVHTPGRAFFVVRGDEGAVCGAGILAFPGGGTTLRPKTRAKLLRAFVAPYARNKGLGTLLVEEMIATAGARGAQVLDCEVPETCQAAAHLLEKLGFQHFGTHPCYQRLGGKNIQGLYFTRILSPASIDPPAHEEPDPEAGPEGEAAFTLPTPSSPKSPVPMPEPTQAAPSTLPDRPERPRLALYPAIDLKEGACVRLRQGEMSDALHYSDDPAAQARAFAQAGCRHLHVVDLDGAFAGQSANGAAVEAILKATSLPVQLGGGLRDMRSIERWLEAGVSRVILGSAAVKDPGLVRQAARAWPGRIVAGIDARHGRVATEGWAEVSELTAPELALRMEEAGVAAVIFTEITRDGMLEGLDLDQTVDLAARLNIPVIASGGVGTLAHLRALKARACALPKSGAGGLGGVVVGRALYDGRIGLKEALDVLDGPC; encoded by the coding sequence ATGTCCGGCCCCACCCTCCGCGAGGCCAGCCGGGTTGAAAGCACCCTTGATGAGGTCGACCTCTCCACCCTGACCGACGCCGCCTGCGCCGCCATTCTGGACGGCGCCACGCTTGACTGGACCTACCCGCCGGAACGCGGGGTGCTGGAGCGTTATTTCAACGGGCTGGTGCACACGCCGGGCCGTGCTTTCTTCGTGGTGCGGGGTGATGAGGGTGCAGTGTGCGGCGCAGGCATTCTGGCCTTTCCGGGCGGCGGGACGACCCTGCGCCCCAAAACACGCGCCAAGCTGCTCCGCGCCTTCGTCGCCCCTTATGCGCGCAACAAGGGGCTGGGCACGCTGCTGGTGGAGGAAATGATTGCCACCGCCGGCGCCAGGGGCGCGCAGGTGCTGGATTGCGAAGTGCCTGAAACCTGCCAGGCTGCCGCCCATCTGCTGGAAAAACTGGGCTTCCAGCATTTCGGCACCCATCCCTGCTACCAGCGCCTGGGCGGCAAGAACATTCAGGGGCTCTACTTCACCCGGATTCTTTCCCCCGCCTCTATTGATCCGCCAGCGCATGAGGAGCCCGATCCAGAAGCTGGGCCAGAGGGAGAGGCCGCCTTCACCCTACCAACGCCCTCTTCACCGAAAAGCCCCGTTCCGATGCCTGAGCCCACCCAAGCTGCCCCTTCGACCCTGCCTGACAGACCTGAACGCCCGCGCCTGGCCCTCTACCCTGCCATCGACCTCAAGGAAGGGGCCTGCGTGCGCCTGCGCCAGGGCGAGATGTCAGACGCATTGCATTATTCCGATGATCCCGCCGCCCAGGCCCGCGCCTTTGCCCAGGCCGGTTGCCGGCACCTGCATGTTGTGGACCTGGATGGCGCCTTTGCCGGCCAGTCAGCCAACGGGGCGGCGGTCGAGGCCATCCTCAAAGCCACTTCCCTGCCCGTGCAGCTGGGCGGGGGCCTGCGTGACATGCGCAGCATCGAGCGCTGGCTGGAGGCCGGGGTCAGTCGCGTCATCCTGGGCTCGGCAGCCGTCAAGGACCCCGGGCTGGTCCGCCAGGCCGCGCGCGCCTGGCCCGGCCGTATCGTTGCCGGCATTGATGCCCGGCACGGGCGCGTGGCAACGGAAGGCTGGGCGGAGGTCTCCGAGCTGACCGCGCCCGAGCTGGCGCTGCGCATGGAGGAGGCCGGGGTGGCAGCAGTGATCTTCACCGAGATCACCCGCGACGGCATGCTGGAAGGGCTGGACCTCGACCAGACGGTGGATCTGGCAGCACGCCTCAATATTCCTGTCATCGCCAGCGGCGGCGTGGGCACGCTTGCGCATCTGCGCGCCCTGAAGGCGCGCGCCTGTGCTTTGCCCAAAAGCGGCGCAGGCGGCCTTGGCGGCGTGGTGGTCGGCCGCGCGCTTTATGACGGGCGCATCGGGCTCAAGGAAGCGCTGGACGTATTGGACGGCCCATGCTGA
- the hisF gene encoding imidazole glycerol phosphate synthase subunit HisF, whose product MLKLRVIPCLDVRDGRVVKGVNFVSLRDAGDPVEQARVYDRAGADELTFLDITASTDNRGTILDVVERTAAEINLPLTVGGGIRECGDIRNLLLRGADKCAINSAALRRPELINEAAGRFGSQCVVAAIDARADGRGGWEVFARGGREPTGIDAVAWAQELAERGAGEILLTSMDRDGTRSGFDLELLKAVCARVNVPVVASGGVGTLAHFVEGAQAGASGLLAASVFHFGRFQVQDVKQALADAGLPTRLGR is encoded by the coding sequence ATGCTGAAACTGCGCGTCATCCCCTGCCTGGATGTGCGTGACGGGCGCGTGGTGAAGGGCGTCAACTTCGTCTCCCTGCGCGATGCGGGCGACCCGGTCGAGCAGGCCAGGGTTTATGACCGGGCCGGAGCTGACGAGCTTACCTTCCTTGATATCACCGCCAGCACGGATAACCGCGGCACGATCCTGGACGTGGTGGAACGCACAGCAGCGGAGATCAACCTGCCGCTGACGGTTGGCGGCGGGATCAGGGAATGCGGCGATATCCGCAACCTGCTGCTGCGCGGGGCCGATAAATGCGCCATCAATTCCGCAGCCCTGCGCCGCCCCGAGCTGATCAATGAAGCGGCCGGGCGGTTCGGCAGCCAGTGCGTGGTGGCAGCAATCGACGCACGTGCTGACGGGCGCGGCGGCTGGGAAGTCTTTGCCAGGGGCGGGCGCGAACCCACAGGCATTGACGCCGTTGCCTGGGCACAGGAGCTGGCTGAGCGCGGTGCAGGCGAGATCCTGCTGACCAGCATGGACCGCGACGGCACCCGCTCAGGCTTTGACCTCGAGCTGCTCAAGGCGGTCTGCGCGCGCGTCAACGTGCCTGTGGTCGCTTCAGGCGGCGTAGGCACGCTGGCGCATTTCGTCGAAGGCGCGCAGGCAGGTGCTAGCGGCTTGCTGGCAGCCAGCGTGTTTCACTTCGGGCGGTTTCAGGTGCAGGATGTCAAACAGGCCCTGGCCGATGCCGGCCTGCCCACCCGCCTGGGGCGCTGA
- a CDS encoding phosphoribosyl-ATP diphosphatase: protein MTTPASPKSANSAEAHGRHVLERLFATVVERRTASPELSHSARLMARGRDKIAQKFGEEAVECVIEAVNGNKPALVSESADVLYHLVVMWVDAGVTPEMVWAELARREGTSGVAEKAARPKTP from the coding sequence ATGACCACGCCCGCTTCACCCAAGAGTGCCAATTCAGCCGAAGCCCATGGCCGCCACGTGCTTGAACGGCTGTTTGCTACGGTGGTGGAACGCAGAACGGCCTCGCCCGAGCTGAGCCACTCAGCCCGCCTCATGGCCCGGGGGCGTGACAAGATCGCCCAGAAGTTCGGTGAGGAAGCGGTGGAATGCGTGATCGAGGCGGTGAACGGCAACAAGCCCGCTTTGGTCAGCGAAAGCGCGGACGTGCTTTATCATCTGGTGGTGATGTGGGTGGATGCAGGCGTAACCCCTGAGATGGTCTGGGCTGAGCTTGCCCGCCGCGAAGGCACCAGCGGCGTGGCCGAGAAAGCCGCCAGACCGAAAACCCCCTGA
- a CDS encoding histidine triad nucleotide-binding protein, with translation MVTTAPNPAYDPNNVFARILRGEIPCHKVYENDAALAFHDITPAAPVHVLVIPRGAYTDFHDFTRRATPEEIAKFWQAVDHVAQQENLLPAGFRLITNTGPDSGQEVPHFHVHLLGGEKLGPLLSRKG, from the coding sequence ATGGTAACCACTGCCCCCAACCCCGCTTACGACCCCAACAACGTCTTCGCCCGCATCCTGCGCGGCGAGATCCCGTGCCACAAGGTCTATGAAAACGACGCGGCCCTGGCCTTTCACGACATCACGCCCGCGGCCCCGGTGCATGTGCTGGTGATTCCCCGCGGCGCTTACACGGACTTCCATGACTTCACCCGCCGCGCCACGCCTGAGGAGATCGCAAAGTTCTGGCAGGCCGTTGACCACGTGGCCCAACAGGAAAACCTCCTCCCCGCCGGCTTCCGACTGATCACCAATACCGGCCCCGACAGCGGCCAGGAAGTTCCACATTTCCACGTGCACCTTCTCGGCGGCGAAAAACTGGGCCCGTTGCTGAGCCGCAAGGGCTGA
- a CDS encoding XRE family transcriptional regulator, whose translation MNELYLRPFYGEKLRLARMLARLSLEELGKLVGVSRQFLHQLETGAKEPADELRKALEAVLEVTEIFFGTSNLRAVQTEDCHFRRLATAPRSILAQAAARGTILETIVEALDGQLRLPTVNFPEAANPISFEEVEKIAENARRYWGLGLDAPITNMTRVVENAGAVVAHFDDISDRIDALSISRRRPIIVRSSAKVAAVRLRFDLAHEAGHLIMHQGIITGDKFTEGQAHRFASAFLIPRKAFLKEFPRTRRLLDWNGIFTMKLRWGVSVRAILRRAFDLGMIDANQYRTGNIHLTKTGQTKVEKFDSEIKPEQAELMQNALTYLENNDIIGLYGIISTIGMTPRLFKKITNFSVPPFPSNVVKFTGFKL comes from the coding sequence ATGAACGAGCTATATCTACGTCCTTTTTATGGAGAGAAGCTACGCCTTGCCCGTATGTTAGCCAGACTTTCACTTGAGGAGCTTGGTAAGCTTGTTGGGGTAAGTCGTCAGTTTTTACATCAGTTAGAAACTGGAGCTAAAGAACCGGCTGATGAATTACGTAAAGCGCTTGAAGCTGTTCTTGAAGTTACAGAAATATTTTTTGGCACTTCGAATTTGAGAGCTGTACAGACGGAGGACTGTCATTTTCGACGCCTTGCCACAGCTCCTCGAAGCATTCTTGCCCAAGCTGCAGCCCGTGGTACGATTTTGGAAACTATCGTTGAAGCGCTAGACGGGCAGCTTCGTTTGCCGACCGTGAATTTTCCCGAGGCTGCCAACCCAATTTCTTTTGAAGAAGTCGAGAAAATTGCTGAGAATGCAAGGCGTTATTGGGGACTTGGCCTAGATGCGCCAATTACAAACATGACTCGGGTTGTTGAAAATGCAGGCGCGGTTGTTGCTCATTTTGATGATATTTCAGATCGAATTGATGCATTGTCTATTTCAAGACGCCGCCCAATTATCGTTCGCTCGAGTGCGAAAGTTGCTGCAGTCCGGCTTCGTTTTGATTTAGCTCATGAAGCAGGCCATCTTATCATGCATCAAGGAATAATTACTGGAGATAAGTTTACTGAAGGACAAGCTCATCGCTTTGCCAGTGCTTTTCTTATTCCGCGTAAAGCCTTTTTAAAAGAATTTCCTAGAACCCGGCGGTTGCTTGATTGGAATGGGATTTTTACTATGAAACTACGTTGGGGAGTATCCGTTAGAGCAATACTCCGACGTGCTTTTGATCTTGGTATGATTGATGCCAATCAATATCGTACGGGTAATATACATTTAACCAAAACCGGTCAAACTAAAGTGGAAAAATTTGATAGTGAAATTAAACCTGAACAGGCTGAATTAATGCAAAATGCTCTTACGTATTTGGAAAATAATGATATAATAGGATTGTATGGTATTATATCTACAATTGGAATGACCCCTAGATTATTTAAGAAAATCACAAACTTCTCTGTTCCACCTTTTCCTTCTAATGTTGTGAAATTTACGGGGTTTAAGTTGTAA
- a CDS encoding FUSC family protein translates to MPLALPPTSQSPERRSTGWRLRAHQAGEALGHMRQLFHPPAGVLFTLRTTFAALIALGIAFRMELDSPAWAPLTVWVVAQPTRGESLSKARWRIVGTLGGGLFALLLSALVPQAPWLFYIGLALWTALCTGLGSFATNFRAYAWSLAGFTGAIIAVDAAPDANNVFTVAMSRCTYIMLGIVCELSVAAVFSVDPSKQARRALHLSLMQALREVTAIVSAALAPTGQEATSGGGSNHTSLLAQAEQQLGAVLALDNRIEFLALEIGPHTRAGDHARAALAALGSALVRVFGTALRLRGHAQLLREAAPLLGSSSAAGAISFAELATLFRQARALLARVQDCAAMKGATFQQAAALLVPQLHAMREACLAPIPALMQRSLALGRPMPATPEAGSAHSETLPVLAALQVGLTSLASVLADLVTALAQASASARATRAPGADGSFRFARRPWHDGVYAWQNGLRAFLCVLMTAYVYEVTAWTEGLPYIIYTAVICCVFGPRPMQKAATMGYLYGTLAAAAVAFWVVILGIPSVRTFEPLALIIGAALMLSAPFRTRPSTGPACVTYGFMLMLMCGLDNQRDMNEIQYFNKALSEILSSASAVVAFRTIFPFNLPQAAFRVRRSMLGDLHLLVRPGPVPDEARWISRSLDRFAHLATRAGETRVDEGAVRRFLYGLLATLALGLNLLRLRRLMQAGLLPPGLKPVLESVLGCFAGRRIDVPVLITRVHIARLALLKLAPEAVTALAGKEGAALNIAYALGCLLGIEQLVENNQAFLDPTHSIWRPEEVG, encoded by the coding sequence GTGCCTTTGGCCCTCCCGCCCACCAGTCAGTCCCCCGAAAGGCGCTCTACCGGCTGGCGGCTGCGTGCGCATCAGGCGGGCGAGGCGCTGGGGCACATGCGCCAGCTCTTTCACCCGCCCGCCGGCGTGCTGTTTACGCTGCGGACCACCTTCGCGGCCCTCATCGCGCTGGGAATCGCCTTCCGGATGGAGCTGGACAGCCCGGCCTGGGCTCCGCTGACCGTCTGGGTGGTGGCGCAGCCCACGCGCGGCGAGAGCCTTTCCAAGGCGCGCTGGCGGATTGTGGGCACATTGGGCGGCGGGCTGTTCGCGCTTCTGCTCAGCGCGCTCGTGCCCCAGGCGCCCTGGCTCTTTTATATCGGCCTGGCCTTGTGGACGGCGCTGTGCACCGGGCTGGGAAGCTTTGCCACCAATTTCCGCGCCTATGCCTGGAGCCTGGCCGGGTTCACCGGCGCCATCATCGCCGTGGATGCCGCCCCTGACGCCAATAATGTTTTCACCGTCGCGATGTCGCGCTGCACCTATATCATGCTGGGCATTGTCTGTGAGCTCAGTGTGGCAGCCGTGTTCAGCGTTGACCCCTCCAAACAGGCACGCCGGGCGCTCCATCTGTCGCTGATGCAGGCGCTGAGGGAAGTGACGGCCATCGTGAGCGCCGCCCTGGCCCCGACCGGGCAGGAGGCGACCAGCGGCGGAGGCAGCAACCACACATCCCTGCTGGCCCAGGCGGAACAGCAGCTGGGGGCGGTGCTGGCGCTGGACAACCGCATTGAATTCCTGGCGCTGGAGATCGGGCCACATACCCGTGCCGGCGACCATGCCCGCGCGGCATTGGCGGCTTTGGGCAGTGCGCTGGTGCGGGTGTTCGGCACGGCGCTGAGGCTGCGCGGCCATGCGCAGCTGCTGCGTGAAGCTGCCCCCCTTCTGGGCAGCTCATCTGCTGCGGGGGCGATTTCTTTCGCTGAGCTGGCGACCCTGTTCAGGCAGGCGCGCGCCCTGCTGGCGCGCGTGCAGGATTGTGCCGCGATGAAGGGCGCGACCTTCCAGCAGGCTGCGGCCTTGCTGGTGCCCCAGCTGCACGCCATGCGCGAAGCATGCCTGGCGCCCATCCCGGCACTGATGCAACGCAGCCTGGCACTAGGAAGACCCATGCCTGCCACGCCTGAAGCCGGCTCGGCGCACAGCGAGACCCTGCCGGTGCTGGCCGCCCTCCAGGTGGGGCTGACCTCCCTGGCCAGCGTGCTGGCGGATCTGGTCACCGCCCTGGCCCAGGCCAGCGCCAGCGCGCGCGCCACGCGGGCGCCTGGCGCGGATGGTTCTTTCCGCTTTGCGCGCAGGCCCTGGCACGATGGCGTTTATGCCTGGCAGAACGGTTTGCGCGCCTTCCTGTGCGTTCTCATGACCGCTTATGTCTATGAGGTCACGGCCTGGACCGAGGGGCTGCCTTACATCATCTATACCGCCGTCATCTGCTGCGTGTTCGGCCCGCGCCCGATGCAGAAAGCGGCGACGATGGGCTATCTCTACGGCACCCTGGCCGCCGCAGCCGTGGCCTTCTGGGTGGTGATCCTGGGCATTCCGTCCGTGCGCACGTTTGAGCCGCTGGCGCTGATCATCGGCGCGGCGCTGATGCTGAGCGCGCCGTTCCGCACCCGCCCCAGCACAGGCCCTGCCTGCGTGACCTACGGCTTCATGCTCATGCTCATGTGCGGGCTGGACAACCAGCGTGACATGAATGAGATCCAGTATTTCAACAAGGCGCTGAGCGAAATCCTTTCTTCCGCTTCCGCGGTGGTGGCCTTTCGCACCATTTTCCCCTTCAACCTGCCCCAGGCCGCCTTCCGCGTGCGCCGCTCCATGCTGGGTGACCTGCACCTGCTGGTCCGCCCCGGCCCTGTGCCTGATGAAGCGCGTTGGATCTCGCGCAGCCTGGACCGCTTTGCCCATCTGGCCACGCGGGCAGGGGAGACGCGGGTGGATGAAGGGGCAGTGCGGCGCTTTCTTTACGGCTTGCTCGCTACCCTGGCGCTGGGGCTGAACCTGCTGCGCCTGCGCCGCCTCATGCAGGCCGGCCTGTTGCCGCCTGGCCTGAAGCCTGTGCTTGAGTCAGTGTTGGGCTGTTTTGCCGGCCGCCGGATTGACGTTCCGGTGCTGATTACTCGTGTTCATATCGCCCGGCTGGCGCTGCTGAAGCTTGCGCCGGAAGCCGTGACGGCTCTGGCAGGGAAGGAAGGGGCGGCGCTCAACATCGCCTATGCGCTGGGCTGCCTGCTGGGGATCGAGCAGCTGGTGGAGAACAACCAGGCCTTTCTGGACCCCACCCATTCCATCTGGCGGCCTGAGGAAGTCGGGTAA
- a CDS encoding AEC family transporter gives MLLTLTTALLPVFLTLVLGYFAAMRGEFSADNAKVLTRLVMHYALPMALFAHVTAMPRDLILTRAPLGALLFAGMMGPFIAAYFTGRWLFRRRLAPIVASRTAMITALCLSAPSIPFVGVPVLGQLYGANSGLIVSLGGLIINLVQLPLALLVLAAPAAEASAQETRDAHRNPLFFILGHVKAALREPVVWAPLLALGLQLAGVHVPVWVRQPLHLLAVATGGVALFATGIVLQTRRIRVSFSVGLVVLIRNLAIPLAMLGLLLVFKPPLPLQAGAETVVTLALPTAALGTILAVAFQVAEREAASILFFSTLCSAVTLPLLLWLSL, from the coding sequence ATGCTCCTTACGCTCACGACCGCTCTCCTGCCTGTTTTCCTCACGCTTGTTTTGGGATATTTCGCCGCAATGCGGGGGGAGTTCTCGGCTGACAATGCCAAGGTGCTGACCCGGCTGGTGATGCATTACGCGCTGCCCATGGCGCTTTTTGCACATGTGACCGCCATGCCGCGAGACCTCATCCTCACCCGTGCACCGCTGGGGGCGCTGCTTTTTGCCGGCATGATGGGACCGTTCATCGCGGCTTATTTCACGGGGCGCTGGCTTTTCCGCCGCCGCTTGGCGCCCATAGTTGCTTCCAGAACCGCCATGATCACAGCCCTCTGCCTCAGCGCGCCCAGCATCCCCTTTGTCGGCGTGCCGGTTCTGGGGCAGCTGTACGGCGCCAATAGCGGGCTCATCGTTTCACTGGGCGGGTTGATCATCAATCTGGTGCAACTGCCCCTGGCCCTGCTGGTGCTGGCCGCCCCGGCTGCAGAAGCCTCTGCTCAAGAGACGAGAGACGCGCACAGAAATCCGCTTTTTTTCATACTCGGTCACGTGAAAGCGGCCCTGCGGGAACCCGTGGTCTGGGCGCCGCTCCTGGCGTTGGGGCTCCAGCTGGCTGGCGTGCACGTCCCAGTTTGGGTGCGCCAGCCGCTGCACCTGCTGGCGGTTGCCACGGGCGGAGTCGCGCTTTTTGCCACCGGAATCGTCCTGCAGACGCGTCGCATCAGGGTCAGTTTTTCTGTGGGGCTGGTCGTGCTGATCCGCAACCTGGCCATTCCGCTCGCAATGCTGGGCCTGTTGCTTGTGTTCAAGCCGCCCTTGCCGCTCCAGGCAGGGGCTGAAACTGTGGTGACCCTGGCGCTGCCAACGGCAGCGTTGGGCACCATCCTGGCGGTTGCCTTTCAGGTGGCAGAGCGAGAAGCGGCGTCCATCCTGTTTTTCAGCACGCTTTGCTCTGCCGTGACCCTGCCGCTTCTGCTCTGGCTCAGCCTCTGA